Below is a window of Sulfitobacter sp. SK012 DNA.
TTTGCCCGACCTTGTCTCGCCCGTATTTTTCTTGAACGTAGCGGATGACCTCTTCGCGCCGGTCCATGCAAAAGTCGATGTCGAAGTCGGGCATGGAGACACGTTCGGGGTTCAGAAAACGCTCAAACAAAAGCTGGTAGCGCAACGGGTCAAGGTCCGTAATCGTCAGCGCATAGGCAACCAGCGATCCCGCACCAGAACCACGACCGGGGCCAACAGGAATGCCCTCATCTTTGGCCCATTTGATAAAATCCGCAACGATCAGAAAGTAGCCGGGAAATCCCATGCCCTCGATGATCCCCAGCTCAAATTCGAGCCGCTTTTCGTATTCCTCAACAGTGTCAGCATGCGGGATCACGGCCAGTCGCGCCTTTAGTCCTTCGATGGATTGGCGGCGCAGCTCTTCGATCTCGTTATCTGCAAACTTAGGTAGGATCGGATCGCGGCGATAGGTCTTAAAAGCGCAGCGCTTGGCGATTTCGACTGTATTTTCAATCGCTTCAGGCAGGTCAGCAAATAGTGTGACCATCTCGGATTGGGTTTTGAAATAGTGCTGCGGCGTCAAGCGACGGCGCGGTTCCTGCTGATCAACATAAGCCCCTTCGGCGATACAAATTAGGGCATCATGGGCCTCATACATCTTTGTATCTGGGAAATAGACATCATTGGTGGCGACCAGAGGCAGGTCCATTGCGTATGCCATTTCGACGAAACCGCGCTCCGTTAGGCGCTCATCTTCGGGCTGGCCGTCATCGCCGGGATGGCGCTGCAGCTCGACATAGAGCCGATCACCAAACATGGCCTTCAGACGGTCCATCAGCTCTTGCGCGGCTGGCAATTGGCCCGCTTGCAAGAGCATCCCAACCGGACCAATCGGCCCCCCTGTCAGGCAAATCACATCACCCGCATAGGTCTGCAACTCGTCCAGCGTCACCTCAGGCAGCGCGCCTCCCTTATCGAGGTAGAGACAGGAATTGAGCTTCATGAGGTGCTCATATCCAACTTCGGTTTGCGCAAGCAGCACCACCGGGGCCGGGTCGCGGGGCCGTTCGCCAGGACGGGATTCAACATACGCCAGATCGACCTGACAGCCGACGATCGGCTGGACGCCTGCGTCTGACATCGCGACTGAAAACTCGAGCGCCGCAAACATGTTGTTTTTATCGGTGAGCGCCATCGCAGGCATGCCCGCCTTTGCGCACATGCCTGGCATTTTCTTGAGCCGCAGAGCACCTTCTAGCAAGGAGTACTCGGAATGGGTGCGCAAATGGATGAACTTAGGATTCTGAGACATGATCCCAGATTAGCCGCCTTCTGCCGCGGCTTCTATCGGAAACACCACAAATCGCGCGGCTTCTTTCCATTGGCTAGCGCCTTTTTTTTCGACGCGGGGACATGCAGATCGCGGTCTTGATAAATCCCTCCATACCTGCAGAGATATCCCGCCCGCTCTGCGTGCCCCAATCGCAGCTGGCCAAAACAGCAAGCCCCTTGCCGAATCCTATCTCCTGCGCGTAGCGTGTTGAAACGATAAGCCCGCGACCCGTGTTCTACACCGCATCGAACGCACCGCACAATTGGGCCACATGTAACGCGGCAGGCGAACTCCATGGACATCACGTTTCTTCTGAACGGAGAGAGTGTGTCACTTCACGACATATCCCCCACGACAACGGTGCTCGACTGGCTGCGTGAAAGACGCGGGCTTACTGGCACCAAGGAAGCATGCCGTGAAGGCGACTGCGGAGCGTGCACCGTGATGATTTCGGACGAAGCAGGCAACCGCGCGCTCAATGGCTGCATCCTGTTTATGCCGCAAGTCCACGGCAAGCATATCACCACCGTCGAAGGATTGGCCGAGGCTGATGGCACCTTGCATCCCGCCCAGACCGCGATGATCGACCACCACGGCAGCCAATGTGGGTTTTGCACGCCCGGTTTTGTGGTTTCGATGGCCACGGCGCAGCTTAACGGAAATGACGATCACGACACACAGCTTGCTGGCAACCTTTGCCGCTGCACTGGCTACGCCCCCATCATTCGCGCCGCCGAAGAGTTAGCCCAAGCACCCGTTCCTCCACATCTGGCTTCGCTGCCTCAAAACTTGCCTGTGGTGGAAGGTGCAGCGGCACCTACCCACCCAGAAAGTGGCGATGCGCTGGCCGAGTGGTATGCTGCAAATCCCGATGCGACGCTGATCGCTGGGGCCACCGATGTTGGCCTTTGGGTGACCAAGCAGTTCCGCGATCTGGGGTCTGTGGCTTTTCTCAACCGGTGTTCTGACCTGAGCGGCATCAAGGACGAAGGCGATCATTGGCACATCGGGGCCACCACGACGATCACTGATCTTGAGCAGCATTTTGCGCCGCATTTTCCTAGCCTTGCAGCGATGCTTCGCCGCTATGGGTCTGTGCAAGTGCGCAATGCCGCGACCATCGGCGGCAACATCGCCAATGGCTCGCCTATTGGGGATGGAGCCCCTGCGCTGATTGCGATGAATGCCACGCTACATCTGCGCCACGGGAATACCCGGCGCAGTATGCCGCTTGAGGATTTCTTTATTACTTATGGTAAACAGGACCGTGCCAAAGGCGAATTTGTCGAGGCTGTTAGCGTACCAAAACAGCCCGACACCTTGCGGTGCTACAAGCTTTCAAAACGCTTCGACCAAGATATATCTGCTGTCTGCGCTTGCCTGAACATAACCCGCGATGGCGATAATATTACGCAGGCGCGCCTCGCCTATGGCGGTATGGCCGGCACCCCAAAACGCGCATCTCAAACGGAGGCTGTCCTGACAGGCCAGTCTTTTTCGGAGGAAACGTTTCGAGCGGCGATGCAGGCCCTAGCTGAAGATTTCCAGCCCCTCGATGATATGCGCGCCTCTGCCGAATACCGTCTCAAGTCAGCGCAAAACCTGTTGCTGAGGTATTATCTGGAGGCAACGGGTACCCAAACCGACCTGCATCTGGTGATGTCATGAGCGTCGCAAAGCCCCTGCCCCACGACGCCGCCCGCCTTCATGTGACGGGTACCGCGCGTTATGTTGACGACATCCCTCTCCCAGCGGATACGTTGCATATTGCCTTTGGCCTCAGCACAATCGCTGCGGGCACGCTCGACGCGGTGGATTTATCGGCTGTGAATTCCGCCCCCGGTGTCGTCGCGGTTCTTACCGCCGACGATCTGCCTCACGCGAATGATGTATCACCTTCCAACCATGACGAGCCGCTGCTTGCCATGGGTCAAGTTCATTATGTCGGGCAGCCAATATTTATGGTCATTGCCACATCTCATCTTGCGGCACGGGCAGCCGCACGGTTGGGTGAATTTGCATTCACACCGGCAACAGCCCTTCTCAGCATCGAAGATTCGTTGGCTGCAAACAGCCGTTTTGAGGACGGTCCCCGCATCTATACTAAAGGTGATCCGGACGCTGCGTTTCAAACAGCACCGCAGAACTTGACCGGATCGATAATTGTTGGCGGTCAGGAACACTTTTATCTCGAAGGGCAAGCATCCCTCGCGTTGCCCCAAGAAGGTGGCGACATGGTTGTGCACAGTTCAACCCAGCACCCGACCGAAATCCAGCACAAGGTTGCCGAGGCACTGGGGACCCCAATGCACAGTGTCCGCGTCGAGATACGGCGCATGGGCGGCGGATTTGGCGGCAAAGAAAGCCAGGGCAATGCTTTGGCAGTCGCGTGCGCCATTGCTGCGGCACGCACGGGCAAGCCCTGCAAAATGCGCTATGACCGCGACGACGATATGATCATCACCGGCAAACGGCATGATTTTCGCATCGACTACACCGTCGGGTTTGACTCCGATGGACGCATCCAGGCGCTTGATTTTAAACAATATGTCCGCTGCGGTTGGGCGATGGACCTTAGCCTCCCAGTTGCTGACCGCGCCATGCTACATGCTGACAACGCTTATCATCTTAGCGATGTCCGGATCACCTCGCACCGTCTCAAGACGAATACGCAATCAGCAACCGCATTTCGTGGCTTTGGCGGACCTCAAGGGGTTGTCGGAATTGAGCGCGTCATGGATCATATAGCGCAGCATCTGCAACGCGACCCGCATGAGGTCCGGCGCGCTAATTACTACGCTGATAGCGCCCAAGAACCCTCATCTGGCACTTTGCAAGACACGCAGAGTGCAACAAATGCTGCTTCTCGCGATGCGCCGACTGCCAAGGCGGCCACCGTTCAGACCACCCCCTATCACCAGCCCGTCACCGACTGCGTTATCAACGCGCTGACTGATCGTCTGGCGTCTTCTTCTGACTACGTCGCGCGCCGAGCGGCCATTGCGGCATGGAACGCAGAGCACCCCGTGCTGAAACGCGGAATTGCATTGAGCCCGGTAAAATTCGGCATTTCCTTTACGCTCACCCATCTTAATCAGGCAGGCGCATTGGTGCATGTTTACCAAGATGGCTCGATCCACCTGAACCACGGCGGAACGGAGATGGGTCAGGGTCTGTTTCAGAAAATCGCGCAGGTTGCTGCCGCACGGTTTGGCGTCTCAACCGATCTCGTGAAAATCACGGCAACAGACACAGGCAAAGTGCCCAACACATCTGCAACCGCCGCGTCCTCAGGCACCGACCTGAATGGCATGGCCGTTCAAGCAGCATGTGACACCATACGCACACGTATGTCCGAGCATCTCGCTGAACTGCATCAAACCACACCGGAGGCCGTGCATTTTGAAGACGGCATGGTGTCGATAGACGAAACCAAGATCACCTTCGCTCAGGCCGCGGCCTCGGCTTATGTAAACCGGGTCAGTTTATCGGCCACTGGTTTTTACAAAACCCCAGATATCGAATGGGACCGGATCAAAGGGCGTGGCCGGCCTTTCTTTTACTTTTCCTATGGTGCGGCGGTGACCGAAACTGTGATCGACACCCTCACGGGCGAGAACCGCATTTTACGGGCTGACATTCTGCATGACGCTGGCGCTTCGCTGAACCCAGCGCTTGATATTGGCCAAATTGAAGGTGGCTATGTTCAGGGCGCTGGTTGGCTGACCACAGAAGAACTGGTTTGGGACGCAAAGGGCGTGCTGAAAACCCATGCGCCTGCGACCTATAAAATCCCGTCCTGCTCTGATCGCCCGGATGTGTTTAACGTGGCGCTTTGGGATCAACCAAACCCTGCGCAGACGATTTACCGTTCCAAAGCCGTGGGAGAGCCACCTCTTATGCTTGGCATTTCTGCTTATCTGGCGCTGGCCGATGCGGTGGCCGCCTGTGGTCCGAATTTCGGCGACCTGCAAACACCCGCGACTGCCGAAGCGGTGCTGAACGCGGTCGAGCGGGCACGCGGATGAGCCACATCTGTATAGAAATCACAGCAACACGCGGATCGGCCCCCCGTGACGCTGGCACCGCGATGATTGTGCGCGCCGATCGGATTGTCGGAACAATTGGTGGCGGGGCGCTGGAATACCGCGCCATCACGACAGCGCGAAAAATGCTGAACGACAATCAATCAGAAGCGCACGAGACAATCCCTCTGGGCCCCGACTTGGGACAATGCTGCGGCGGGGCCGTCAGCTTGCGCTATTCACGCGATGGTGCCGGACCAAATGGCGATCCGAGCCTCGCTATTGATCTGTCGATCCTGCCGGAAACACCCCTAGGGCCCTTGTGGATTTGGGGTGCAGGTCATGTGGGCCGCGCGATGGTAAACCAAATTGCGCCGTTGGATGCTTTTGCAATCACGTGGGTCGACGCGACCCCAGATCGGTTTCCCGCCAACGTGCCGGCGCACATAGACATCGTTCCTACCCTCGACATGCCGCGCCTAGCCGCACACGCCCCGACCGAGGCGCATCATCTGATCCTTACCTATTCGCATGATATTGACCTAAAACTATGTGCTGCTTTGCTGGAACGTGGTTTTGCTTCTTGCGGGCTGATTGGGTCAGCAACGAAGTGGGCGCGCTTTTCCAGTCGGCTCAAAGCGCTTGGACTGGAACCTGCACAGATCACCTGCCCTATCGGCGATCCATCCTTGGGCAAACACCCAGCGCAGATCGCGCATGGCACTGCTCTCACTCTCTTGAAAGACACGCGCCAACGTGGCGATACTGGACAAAATCCGGGGACCAAATGCCATGACTGACAGCACACTTCTTGATCTGACCGGCCTGACCAAAGCCTATCCGGGCGTCGTTGCGAATGACGAAGTGTCCTTACGGATTGCACCCGGCGAAGTGCATGCACTCTTGGGTGAAAACGGTGCGGGAAAATCGACTTTGGTCAAGATGATCTATGGTCTGGTCAAGCCTGATGCGGGTCAAATGTTGATGCACGGGGATGTTTACGCCCCATCTGAACCTCGCGCGGCGCGCTCTGCCGGGGTCGGCATGGTGTTCCAACATTTTTCACTTTTTGACGCACTGAGCGTGGCCGAGAACATTGCCCTTGGCATGGAGAACGCCCCAAAACTGAGGGCTCTGTCGGCCCGAATTCGTGAAGTATCAGAGACCTATGGGCTGCCCCTATCGCCTGATCGGGTTGTCGGTGATCTATCTGCCGGCGAACGCCAAAGGGTCGAAATTATTCGCTGCCTTCTGCAAGATCCGAAGCTGTTGATCATGGATGAGCCAACAAGTGTCCTGACACCGCAAGAGGTTGAAATCCTATTCAAAACCTTGCGAAAGCTGAGCGCCGAGGGCACAGCCATTTTGTACATCTCACACAAGCTCGAAGAAATCCGCAGCCTATGTGACAGCGCCACGATCTTGCGATTAGGTAAAGTCGTGGGCCATTGCACCCCTCGTGAAACCACGGCCCGGGACATGGCCGAGATGATGGTGGGCACGGTCCTTCAGACCCCTACCCGGGCAGGCAAAACGCCTGGTGACGTGGTGCTCGCGCTCAAAGCGCTATCTGCCAAATCGCCAAGCGCTTTTGGTATGCCCCTTCGAGAGATCAATGTTGAGTTGCGCGCAGGCGAAGTGCTGGGCATCGGCGGAGTTGCTGGCAACGGACAAGACGAATTGCTGAGCGCGTTGTCAGGCGAGGTGCTCAGCGCCCGTGGGATGATCCATTTTCGTGACCAAGATATCGGTGTCCTGGGCCCTACTGTTCGGCGCGCACTCGGCATACTCACCGCACCCGAAGAGCGTCTCGGCCATGCCGCCGCACCGGATATGTCGCTGACAGAAAACGCGATGTTGACGGGCGCTGTGCGCGAAGGCTTGGAAACAGCTGGATTTTTGAATTGGCCTGCCGCCACAAAGTTCGCTGAAAAAATCATTAAGGAATTTGACGTACGCACGCCGAGCCCACGATCTGCCGCGCGATCTTTGTCTGGGGGTAACCTGCAGAAGTTCGTGATTGGGCGCGAAGTATTACAGCGGCCAGAAGTGCTCGTTGTCAATCAACCCACTTGGGGGGTCGATGCATCTGCCGCCGCCTCAATTAGGCAAGCGCTGCTTGATTTGGCTGAGAATGGCACGGCGATCATCGTGATTAGTCAAGATCTGGACGAGCTGATGGAGATTTCGGATCGGTTTGCAGCGCTCAACGAAGGGCGGCTGTCTGAACCTCGGCCCGCCATGGGGCTGACCGTCGACGAGATCGGCCTTATGATGGGCGGCGCGCACGGCATGGAGGTGGCTCATGTTTGAAACGCTTATGCCGACATGTCGCGGATCTATCTTTGAGTTAGACAGACTAGACCCCCAAAAAACTTCAATCAATTTAAAAACTAAAGTCAGGACCGGCGTATGATCCGATTAGAAAAACGCCCAGAGCCAAGCCGCGCGTTTTCATTGGCGACACCGCTACTTGCTGTAATCGCAACGATGTTCTTTGGCGGACTGCTGTTTTTGGCTTTGGGCAAGGACCCGATCGCTTCGATCTTAACGATCTTCTGGGAGCCGCTGTTTGGGGATTTTGCCTTTTACTATCGGCCACAATTGCTGATCAAGGGTGCGCCGCTGGTATTAATCGCCATTGGTCTAAGTTTGGGTTTTAAAGCCGGGATTTGGAACATCGGAGCCGAAGGGCAATACATCATGGGCGCGCTGTTTGGCGCAGGTATGGGGCTTGCGTTTTATCCCGGTGAAGGCTGGTATATCTTTCCGCTGATGGTTCTCGCGGGTGCCTTTGGCGGATGGCTATGGGCGATGATCCCGGCAATTCTTAAGGTGAAATTTGGAACCAACGAGATTTTGGTCTCGCTCATGTTGGTCTATGTCGCAGAGCAGTTCCTCGCCTCAATGTCCTTGGGCTTGATGAAAAATCCCGAAGGCTTTGGATTTCCGGGCAGTCGAAATCTCCAGCAATACGCACCTGCGCATAACGCCGAATTAATTGCAGGGTCCGGTATGCACTGGGGTGTGGTTGCGGCCTTGATTGCGGTGATTTTCGCCTATGTTTTGCTGGCACGGCACCGGTTGGGTTTTGCCATTAGGGTGACCGGAGAAGCGCCCCGTGCCGCGAAGTTCTCAGGTGTTAATCCTGCGCGATTGATTTTGTTCTGCCTCGGAATGTCGGGATTGCTAGCCGGGCTGGCAGGCATGTTCGAAGTGTCGGGGCCTGCGGGTCAGGTGACGATTGATTTCAACGTAGGCTATGGCTTTACGGCGATCATCGTCGCGTTTTTGGGCAGGTTGCACCCGGTTGGAATTTTGTTGGCAGGCGGTCTGATGGCGCTGACATACATCGGCGGTGACATCGCGCAATCCAAACTCGGGTTGCCTGCAGCGGCCATTCAAGTGTTTCAGGGCATGCTGCTTTTCTTCCTGCTGGCGCTTGATCTCTTCACCAATTACCGGCTGCGGTTTGGCCGGACGGAGGCATCCATATGAGACATTTGGAAATACGACCTCTCATGATGGGGGCGCTGATGGGCCTCATGATGCTGGGAATGGTCCATTTGATGCTCCAAGGGAACAGTGAACTCGCAGGGACGGCACTGGCTGTATTTGTCGCGGTGCATATTGCCATTCTGCTCAGCGCCCTTTGCCTTGGCGTCTGGGCAACCCGGCATATGCCACGGCTAGCCTCGATGCTCGCACGGCTGCATCGGCCATCTATCCGGCATTTTGCGCAAATGCTCGGAGCTGCCGCGTTTGTTGCTTTCGTCATTCATCTTAGCCTTCACGGAGGGCTCTAAATGGACCTGTCAGCGATCAATCCAGTTCTTTTTGTTGCAGGTTTTCTGGTGGCCGCGACGCCCCTGATATTTGCTGCCGTAGGCGAGCTTGTCGTGGAACGCACGGGCGTTCTGAACCTTGGCGTCGAAGGTATGATGATCATGGGCGCGATCTGCGGCTTTGCAACCGCGGTTGAGACGGGCTCACCGCTGTTGGGGTTTGTCGCAGCAGCCGTTGGTGGGGCTACGATCAGCCTTCTGTTTGTGTTTCTCACGCAAGTGATGCTGGCCAATCAGGTCGCCTCTGGGCTGGCGCTAACGCTCTTTGGTCTCGGGTTTTCTGCCCTGATGGGTCAAAGCTATGTTGGGGTAAAACCGCCGCGTCTGGGGGATGTCGACTTCGGGCCCCTGAGTGATATTCCTGTGATTGGGCCGATCCTGTTGACCCATGACATCATCCTCTATCTGGGTCTGGCGCTGGTCGCCGCGGTCTGGGCCACATTGAAGTTCACGCGCATTGGCCTCGTTTTACGCGCGGTCGGCGAAAACCACGACGCAGCGCATGCGCTTGGCTACAAGGTCGTGCGTATCCGTACCGCTGCGATCATGTTTGGCGGAGCCTGCGCGGGCTTGGGCGGGGCTTACATCAGTTTGATCCGTGTTCCGCAATGGACCGAAGGCATGACCGCCGGCGTTGGTTGGATCGCGCTCGCGCTGGTTGTATTCGCATCATGGAAGCCTTGGCGCGTGCTGGCGGGTGCCTATCTTTTTGGCGGAATTACTCAATTGCAGCTTAATCTACAGGGCGCCGGCGTTGCCATTCCTGTCGAATATCTGGCAATGTCACCGTATGTGATCACCATCGTTGTGCTGGTGATCTTGTCTGCAGACAAAAGTGCCGCGCCCGGTTCGCTGGGGCGGACATTCCATGCCTCATCTTGAGGCCAATCACCATGCCCCGCAAATGGGGTTTTACACCTGGGAGACGTTTCATGAAATTCACCAAACTGATGACTGGTGCCGCAATGGCAATGGCATTGGCAACCGGCGCACTGGCCGATGGCCACGCCAAGACCAAGCTCGGCTTTGTCTATGTCGGCCCTGTCGGTGACGGCGGCTGGACCTACGAGCATAACAAAGGTCGCCTCGCGGTCGAAGCAGAATTTGGCGACGCGGTTGAAACCGTGTTTGTCGAAAACGTGGCCGAGGGTCCTGACAGCGAACGCGTCATGACCCAGATGGCACTAGACGGCGCTGACATGAT
It encodes the following:
- the xdhA gene encoding xanthine dehydrogenase small subunit — protein: MDITFLLNGESVSLHDISPTTTVLDWLRERRGLTGTKEACREGDCGACTVMISDEAGNRALNGCILFMPQVHGKHITTVEGLAEADGTLHPAQTAMIDHHGSQCGFCTPGFVVSMATAQLNGNDDHDTQLAGNLCRCTGYAPIIRAAEELAQAPVPPHLASLPQNLPVVEGAAAPTHPESGDALAEWYAANPDATLIAGATDVGLWVTKQFRDLGSVAFLNRCSDLSGIKDEGDHWHIGATTTITDLEQHFAPHFPSLAAMLRRYGSVQVRNAATIGGNIANGSPIGDGAPALIAMNATLHLRHGNTRRSMPLEDFFITYGKQDRAKGEFVEAVSVPKQPDTLRCYKLSKRFDQDISAVCACLNITRDGDNITQARLAYGGMAGTPKRASQTEAVLTGQSFSEETFRAAMQALAEDFQPLDDMRASAEYRLKSAQNLLLRYYLEATGTQTDLHLVMS
- the xdhB gene encoding xanthine dehydrogenase molybdopterin binding subunit, with the translated sequence MSVAKPLPHDAARLHVTGTARYVDDIPLPADTLHIAFGLSTIAAGTLDAVDLSAVNSAPGVVAVLTADDLPHANDVSPSNHDEPLLAMGQVHYVGQPIFMVIATSHLAARAAARLGEFAFTPATALLSIEDSLAANSRFEDGPRIYTKGDPDAAFQTAPQNLTGSIIVGGQEHFYLEGQASLALPQEGGDMVVHSSTQHPTEIQHKVAEALGTPMHSVRVEIRRMGGGFGGKESQGNALAVACAIAAARTGKPCKMRYDRDDDMIITGKRHDFRIDYTVGFDSDGRIQALDFKQYVRCGWAMDLSLPVADRAMLHADNAYHLSDVRITSHRLKTNTQSATAFRGFGGPQGVVGIERVMDHIAQHLQRDPHEVRRANYYADSAQEPSSGTLQDTQSATNAASRDAPTAKAATVQTTPYHQPVTDCVINALTDRLASSSDYVARRAAIAAWNAEHPVLKRGIALSPVKFGISFTLTHLNQAGALVHVYQDGSIHLNHGGTEMGQGLFQKIAQVAAARFGVSTDLVKITATDTGKVPNTSATAASSGTDLNGMAVQAACDTIRTRMSEHLAELHQTTPEAVHFEDGMVSIDETKITFAQAAASAYVNRVSLSATGFYKTPDIEWDRIKGRGRPFFYFSYGAAVTETVIDTLTGENRILRADILHDAGASLNPALDIGQIEGGYVQGAGWLTTEELVWDAKGVLKTHAPATYKIPSCSDRPDVFNVALWDQPNPAQTIYRSKAVGEPPLMLGISAYLALADAVAACGPNFGDLQTPATAEAVLNAVERARG
- the xdhC gene encoding xanthine dehydrogenase accessory protein XdhC encodes the protein MSHICIEITATRGSAPRDAGTAMIVRADRIVGTIGGGALEYRAITTARKMLNDNQSEAHETIPLGPDLGQCCGGAVSLRYSRDGAGPNGDPSLAIDLSILPETPLGPLWIWGAGHVGRAMVNQIAPLDAFAITWVDATPDRFPANVPAHIDIVPTLDMPRLAAHAPTEAHHLILTYSHDIDLKLCAALLERGFASCGLIGSATKWARFSSRLKALGLEPAQITCPIGDPSLGKHPAQIAHGTALTLLKDTRQRGDTGQNPGTKCHD
- a CDS encoding ABC transporter ATP-binding protein, with product MTDSTLLDLTGLTKAYPGVVANDEVSLRIAPGEVHALLGENGAGKSTLVKMIYGLVKPDAGQMLMHGDVYAPSEPRAARSAGVGMVFQHFSLFDALSVAENIALGMENAPKLRALSARIREVSETYGLPLSPDRVVGDLSAGERQRVEIIRCLLQDPKLLIMDEPTSVLTPQEVEILFKTLRKLSAEGTAILYISHKLEEIRSLCDSATILRLGKVVGHCTPRETTARDMAEMMVGTVLQTPTRAGKTPGDVVLALKALSAKSPSAFGMPLREINVELRAGEVLGIGGVAGNGQDELLSALSGEVLSARGMIHFRDQDIGVLGPTVRRALGILTAPEERLGHAAAPDMSLTENAMLTGAVREGLETAGFLNWPAATKFAEKIIKEFDVRTPSPRSAARSLSGGNLQKFVIGREVLQRPEVLVVNQPTWGVDASAAASIRQALLDLAENGTAIIVISQDLDELMEISDRFAALNEGRLSEPRPAMGLTVDEIGLMMGGAHGMEVAHV
- a CDS encoding ABC transporter permease — its product is MIRLEKRPEPSRAFSLATPLLAVIATMFFGGLLFLALGKDPIASILTIFWEPLFGDFAFYYRPQLLIKGAPLVLIAIGLSLGFKAGIWNIGAEGQYIMGALFGAGMGLAFYPGEGWYIFPLMVLAGAFGGWLWAMIPAILKVKFGTNEILVSLMLVYVAEQFLASMSLGLMKNPEGFGFPGSRNLQQYAPAHNAELIAGSGMHWGVVAALIAVIFAYVLLARHRLGFAIRVTGEAPRAAKFSGVNPARLILFCLGMSGLLAGLAGMFEVSGPAGQVTIDFNVGYGFTAIIVAFLGRLHPVGILLAGGLMALTYIGGDIAQSKLGLPAAAIQVFQGMLLFFLLALDLFTNYRLRFGRTEASI
- a CDS encoding ABC transporter permease; this translates as MDLSAINPVLFVAGFLVAATPLIFAAVGELVVERTGVLNLGVEGMMIMGAICGFATAVETGSPLLGFVAAAVGGATISLLFVFLTQVMLANQVASGLALTLFGLGFSALMGQSYVGVKPPRLGDVDFGPLSDIPVIGPILLTHDIILYLGLALVAAVWATLKFTRIGLVLRAVGENHDAAHALGYKVVRIRTAAIMFGGACAGLGGAYISLIRVPQWTEGMTAGVGWIALALVVFASWKPWRVLAGAYLFGGITQLQLNLQGAGVAIPVEYLAMSPYVITIVVLVILSADKSAAPGSLGRTFHASS